A stretch of Arachis hypogaea cultivar Tifrunner chromosome 15, arahy.Tifrunner.gnm2.J5K5, whole genome shotgun sequence DNA encodes these proteins:
- the LOC112750450 gene encoding GDSL esterase/lipase At2g03980 isoform X1, producing the protein MSTNNHLNHSLILTVLLLIAFATKSEQSKQIPALYVFGDSLVDSGNNHYVPGEDLQNFFPYGIDFGTPTGRCTNGKTVADFLAIYLGLPFAPAYLGLSSKGKRVITTGINYASAGSGILPDTNNKTSFIMDEQIRGFERTVKGILPKGLGEEAVEKHVSESLFLVSSGVNDHFKNRTFRGSRKFASYLINEFKIRLQILHSLGARKFFVNNVPPAGCFPSISLHSKPIGKCSEKMNKRISFYNKKLLILLHELQTQLPGFTFVHSDLNKSIMEIRQNPHKYGIVEATKPCCPRSINGDLACRPYSDFCANRNTYLFFDDHPTERANQIYAIKCFIDHSICTPRINIRHFL; encoded by the exons ATGAGTACCAACAACCATCTAAACCATAGTTTGATCCTAACCGTGTTGCTACTCATAGCATTTGCAACGAAGAGTGAGCAATCAAAACAGATTCCAGCACTGTATGTGTTCGGTGATTCACTTGTTGACAGTGGTAACAACCACTATGTGCCAGGAGAGGATCTGCAAAATTTCTTTCCTTATGGCATAGATTTCGGCACACCCACTGGTCGCTGCACCAATGGCAAAACTGTTGCTGATTTCCTTG cTATATACCTTGGTCTGCCTTTTGCCCCTGCGTACTTGGGACTTTCAAGTAAAGGAAAGAGAGTCATAACTACAGGCATAAATTACGCATCGGCGGGTTCTGGAATTTTGCCAGACACCAATAAT AAAACTTCATTTATAATGGACGAACAAATAAGGGGATTCGAGAGGACAGTTAAGGGGATTTTGCCAAAGGGGTTAGGTGAAGAAGCAGTGGAGAAACATGTATCTGAATCCTTGTTTTTGGTATCTTCTGGTGTGAATGATCACTTCAAAAACAGAACATTTCGTGGTAGTAGGAAATTTGCTTCCTACCTCATAAATGAATTCAAAATACGCTTGCAG ATACTTCATAGCCTAGGAGCGAGAAAATTCTTTGTGAACAATGTTCCTCCAGCAGGGTGCTTTCCATCAATATCTCTGCACTCAAAACCAATAGGAAAGTGTAGTGAGAAGATGAACAAACGGATCTCCTTTTACAATAAGAAATTGCTTATTTTACTCCATGAATTGCAGACTCAGCTTCCGGGTTTTACCTTTGTCCATTCAGATCTCAACAAGAGCATCATGGAGATAAGACAAAACCCACATAAATATG GGATAGTAGAAGCAACCAAACCATGTTGCCCTCGAAGCATCAATGGTGATCTGGCATGCCGTCCGTATAGTGATTTTTGTGCAAACAGAAACACATATCTTTTCTTTGATGACCACCCAACCGAGAGAGCCAACCAAATATATGCAATAAAGTGCTTCATTGACCATTCTATCTGCACTCCTCGCATAAACATCAGACACTTTCTATAA
- the LOC112750450 gene encoding GDSL esterase/lipase At2g03980 isoform X4: MSTNNHLNHSLILTVLLLIAFATKSEQSKQIPALYVFGDSLVDSGNNHYVPGEDLQNFFPYGIDFGTPTGRCTNGKTVADFLAIYLGLPFAPAYLGLSSKGKRVITTGINYASAGSGILPDTNNKTSFIMDEQIRGFERTVKGILPKGLGEEAVEKHVSESLFLVSSGVNDHFKNRTFRGSRKFASYLINEFKIRLQG; this comes from the exons ATGAGTACCAACAACCATCTAAACCATAGTTTGATCCTAACCGTGTTGCTACTCATAGCATTTGCAACGAAGAGTGAGCAATCAAAACAGATTCCAGCACTGTATGTGTTCGGTGATTCACTTGTTGACAGTGGTAACAACCACTATGTGCCAGGAGAGGATCTGCAAAATTTCTTTCCTTATGGCATAGATTTCGGCACACCCACTGGTCGCTGCACCAATGGCAAAACTGTTGCTGATTTCCTTG cTATATACCTTGGTCTGCCTTTTGCCCCTGCGTACTTGGGACTTTCAAGTAAAGGAAAGAGAGTCATAACTACAGGCATAAATTACGCATCGGCGGGTTCTGGAATTTTGCCAGACACCAATAAT AAAACTTCATTTATAATGGACGAACAAATAAGGGGATTCGAGAGGACAGTTAAGGGGATTTTGCCAAAGGGGTTAGGTGAAGAAGCAGTGGAGAAACATGTATCTGAATCCTTGTTTTTGGTATCTTCTGGTGTGAATGATCACTTCAAAAACAGAACATTTCGTGGTAGTAGGAAATTTGCTTCCTACCTCATAAATGAATTCAAAATACGCTTGCAG GGATAG
- the LOC112750450 gene encoding GDSL esterase/lipase At2g03980 isoform X3 has product MSTNNHLNHSLILTVLLLIAFATKSEQSKQIPALYVFGDSLVDSGNNHYVPGEDLQNFFPYGIDFGTPTGRCTNGKTVADFLAIYLGLPFAPAYLGLSSKGKRVITTGINYASAGSGILPDTNNKTSFIMDEQIRGFERTVKGILPKGLGEEAVEKHVSESLFLVSSGVNDHFKNRTFRGSRKFASYLINEFKIRLQILHSLGARKFFVNNVPPAGCFPSISLHSKPIGKCSEKMNKRISFYNKKLLILLHELQTQLPGFTFVHSDLNKSIMEIRQNPHKYVAQVRRLSLKPRVIKSFI; this is encoded by the exons ATGAGTACCAACAACCATCTAAACCATAGTTTGATCCTAACCGTGTTGCTACTCATAGCATTTGCAACGAAGAGTGAGCAATCAAAACAGATTCCAGCACTGTATGTGTTCGGTGATTCACTTGTTGACAGTGGTAACAACCACTATGTGCCAGGAGAGGATCTGCAAAATTTCTTTCCTTATGGCATAGATTTCGGCACACCCACTGGTCGCTGCACCAATGGCAAAACTGTTGCTGATTTCCTTG cTATATACCTTGGTCTGCCTTTTGCCCCTGCGTACTTGGGACTTTCAAGTAAAGGAAAGAGAGTCATAACTACAGGCATAAATTACGCATCGGCGGGTTCTGGAATTTTGCCAGACACCAATAAT AAAACTTCATTTATAATGGACGAACAAATAAGGGGATTCGAGAGGACAGTTAAGGGGATTTTGCCAAAGGGGTTAGGTGAAGAAGCAGTGGAGAAACATGTATCTGAATCCTTGTTTTTGGTATCTTCTGGTGTGAATGATCACTTCAAAAACAGAACATTTCGTGGTAGTAGGAAATTTGCTTCCTACCTCATAAATGAATTCAAAATACGCTTGCAG ATACTTCATAGCCTAGGAGCGAGAAAATTCTTTGTGAACAATGTTCCTCCAGCAGGGTGCTTTCCATCAATATCTCTGCACTCAAAACCAATAGGAAAGTGTAGTGAGAAGATGAACAAACGGATCTCCTTTTACAATAAGAAATTGCTTATTTTACTCCATGAATTGCAGACTCAGCTTCCGGGTTTTACCTTTGTCCATTCAGATCTCAACAAGAGCATCATGGAGATAAGACAAAACCCACATAAATATG